The genomic stretch CGATAAGCCCGGAATTTATATCTATCGAGACGTCAATAATAAAATAATCTACGTTGGCAAAGCCATAAATCTCAAAAAACGAGTTACCCAATATTTCCAAAGAGATGACGCTTTGGGCATAAAAACATCTGCCCTGGTTAGCCAAATCCACTCCATTAGCTTCAAAACCGTAGAATCAGAAATCGAAGCTCTGATTTTGGAATCTTCCTATATAAAAAAGTACAAACCAAAGTACAACTCCCTTCTGACCGACGATCGAAGCTATATCTATATTTGCATTACCAAAGATGAATATCCAAAAGTCTACTCGGCCCACAAATCCTCTCTGCCCACCAACGCCTATATCTATGGCCCCTTTCCTGACGGCTCAGCCGTAAGATCAATCCTCAAAACAATCCGCCGTTTGTTTCCTTATTATGGAAACAAAAACCATCCTAAAACCCGGTGTCTCTATTGCCATCTTCATCTCTGTCCTGGGCCAAATCCAAACAAAATTCACTATCTCCAAAACATCAAAAATATCAAAAAGATTCTCAACGGCAAATTCAAATCAGTCGGCAGACAACTAAAAAAAGACATGCTTTTGGCATCCCAAAATGAAGACTATGAAATTGCCATAGAGACAAGAAACCAACTAGAAGCTCTAACATATATTACTACAGGTTGGCACAACCTTTCTAATCTCTTTGAAAGTACAAATTTACCCGAAGACCAAACCAGCAGTGCCATAAATGGTCTGAAAATTGTCCTAGAGCCATATTTTCCCAAACTAAGAAACCTAAATCGGATCGAATGTTTCGATATCTCCCAAATGGGTACAAATCATTTTGTTGGTGCCATGGCTGTTTTTGAAGACGGAAAGCAAAGATTTGACCAGTATCGTAAATTTAAAATCTATTCCAAAGTTACTCCCGACGACCAGTTTATGATGAAAGAAATTGTTTTTCGTCGTCTAAAACACCCCGAATGGGGAACCCCCGACCTAATTGTTGTCGACGGAGGCAAACCGCAAGTCTCTTCCTGTCTCACCCTCACCGATACCCCATTATTTGGAATCGCCAAAAAACTTGAGACGATTACTATCAAGACACCCCAAAGCTGGATTGAAATCAATTTACCAAAAAACTCCAACTCCCTTAAGCTCCTTCAAAACCTACGAAAC from Candidatus Shapirobacteria bacterium encodes the following:
- a CDS encoding GIY-YIG nuclease family protein — translated: MILLKNLPDKPGIYIYRDVNNKIIYVGKAINLKKRVTQYFQRDDALGIKTSALVSQIHSISFKTVESEIEALILESSYIKKYKPKYNSLLTDDRSYIYICITKDEYPKVYSAHKSSLPTNAYIYGPFPDGSAVRSILKTIRRLFPYYGNKNHPKTRCLYCHLHLCPGPNPNKIHYLQNIKNIKKILNGKFKSVGRQLKKDMLLASQNEDYEIAIETRNQLEALTYITTGWHNLSNLFESTNLPEDQTSSAINGLKIVLEPYFPKLRNLNRIECFDISQMGTNHFVGAMAVFEDGKQRFDQYRKFKIYSKVTPDDQFMMKEIVFRRLKHPEWGTPDLIVVDGGKPQVSSCLTLTDTPLFGIAKKLETITIKTPQSWIEINLPKNSNSLKLLQNLRNEAHRFANRYRKELMQKSII